The Psychrobacter raelei genome contains the following window.
TTCTGGCTTAACGCTATCATCATAAGGCTCACCATATCTCCATTTACGATAACTGTAGTTTTTGAATAAGCGTGTCTTATGATTATCATCAATGAGCCCTAACTGGCTATAACGCATTATTAATGAAGCAACAGATGTTCCCCAGTGACGCTTTTCGATCACCAAATTATCTAAAGTAACACTTTTGTAGTTTAAAGAAAAAGCGTCACTTGGCATTAATAGACAACCGGCAAAATAATTGGCTTGCCTTTCAATTTCCTTATAGCCAATGTTTTTACAGTCGGAACTGGTTAAATTTTTATGTAAAATACCATGCGCAAACTCATGAGCATTATCAAATCTATTTCTAAAATAATTATCTTTATCTTTTGCTAAAAGAATATACGGTCTACCTGCCATCCAAGCAGACACCCCATCCATATCGCTAGAATTCAGCCAATCTGAAGTAATTAACACACCAGAATTTTCAATTAATCTCGTTAAATTTTGAATAGGCCTATTCCCAAGACCCCACAATGTACGCTGTTCTTCTGCAAGCTTCTCTATTTTTTCGTCTGTTATATTAAGAGCCTCTATTCTATTTGGAGAATCGACTAGGTTTAATGCAGGGTAATCCACCCATTGCTCTAAAATCTCTGAAATCTCTCGAAAATAAAGCAGCTTGGCTTTTGCTTGATCTCTCGCGCTAGCTTCTGTTCTTGTTAATGATCTAAACTGATATACACCTTGTTCATCTATGCTTCTTAAGGAAAACCATCTCTCTGGCATAGATAGTGCCTTAGAAATCTTAGAGATTGCAGAATACGTAGGTTTATTTGCTCCACTTTCCCATCGAGATATCATTGAATCAGAGTAATCAATTTCTTGGGCTAGCGCTTCTTGTGTCATTCGTCTAGCATTCCGAGCTAAAACTAAACGTTCTGGATTAAACATAACATTTCACCTTGCAATATTACTGACTTACCTGCGCATCAAGTTCTTGCAATGTCTTCTTAAGCGTAGGAGCAGCAGGCTGTATTTGCGGATTATTATCCTCATGCTGGAATTGCATTTGTATAATCTCTTCAAAGGAAATAATTAAATGAATTGTTTTTAAATCAGTGCTAGGTAGTAAGAAATTTAGATGAGGTTGATTGTCTTCGTCAACAAATACATCCAGTATCATAAACACTCTATCTGATCTGGCAATATTAGGGTTCTCAATCACATCAAATAAATCAGGCATCGCCTGTTCAAACATAGCATTATTTACAGCTTTATTTTTGAGATAATTTGCTTTTCGATACGACTGCATTGTCCCAGATCTTCGTGGGATTATAGAAAAAGAAGGTAATTCAATGAGAGGATATATACCTCCTTTTGGTTCAGTATTTTTTAAACGATATGAGGCATCAATTAAATTAACCATTGACTCCTGAGCCGCTTGGATTATTGCAAAATACTGATACTGTGGTCGAGAAAATGGCTTAATGACATCATCATATACATCCGTAATGAATCTTTCATGAGTGACAAGCTGAGCGGCAATCGCCTCATGCAGTTTAATTAATTTATCAATCGTAAACTCTTTAGCTATATGTTTAGAGAATATATTTTTTGGACTAGATTTCATTTGACACTCCTATTTGCATAATTTGGAATTTTATACAAAAAAGTTGCATGAATCAATCTAATCTTTACTTTCACCTCAATATTTTGAGTCAATAGCCAATCATCTGCCTAAATCCTGGTAAGCTATTTCGTAACGCCTTAGGCATAGTAAGAGTGTAGTCTTTAAGTGGCTTCGTCATAATGATGGTATGACTCATTGCATTACCAATCTTGGGCTTTGACTCTACCTTGTGCTCAGTCCAAAGCTCAACCATATTATCACCCAAACTATTATCAACTTTGACCAGCCGGCCTAAGACAACCAAAACCTTAAGTTGTTCGCTGTAAACAATATCTTCGCCGTCTGCGTGCTCGATAAGCTGGTTATAAACCTTTTGACTGCACTTCAAAAACGATAACGGCTCAGTCTCTAAGCTGTTAAGACCTGGTAATATTCCATCTGTAAAGACTGCGCACTTCATATTCACTCCTCCAAATCATCAAATTCAACATCTTCAGCATCACCATTACGAAAAAAATCAGGGTCATGCTCAAGCTGGGTAAGCGACTGCATCCGTTCTTGCAATTCCCTATGCAGTTTTTCACGAGCAGCACGCTCTTCTTCATCAATACCTGCCAGCGCTTCAAGCGCCCCTAAACGGCGTTCTTGTTCTGATTGCTTAAAGTCCTCGGCACTAATACCACACATGGGCATTTCTTGTTCAGCAATCACCTTTTGTGCCTGAGTTAAATTACCCAGTACAAAACTTAGACTTTTTATCACTCCTAACTTCTTAGCAATAGGGTCCTCTTCATCATCATAGAACTTATAATCATCGTCATCACCAGTGCTAACATGGTCCAACTCAATAGGTGTTGGATTTAGCACGTTTTCTGCGACGTCAAGTGATAGCATGGTGATAGCATCTTCTAATGCACCCAGATTATGCAGTCTATTTCTATGTTTGATAATAACGCTGGCACGCTGTTCAGTTGAGAGAACGATTTTCTGTTTTGTTCTGTCTGTGCTATCGATTATTGTTCTGTAAATTTGGGTTTCATGCTCATTTTTGACTTTATTGTTTTCTTTGTTCTCTAATTTTTTTTCAACCCCGTTCTGTTCACTTTTGTTCTGTTTTTTTTTCGCATTTTCCGCTCGTTCTTTCAGTTCAAGCATGGATAGCTTTTGCCAGTCATACTTTTTGGCACGGTTATATACGGCGGATTTAGAAGCCGGCGCCTTATCCCCGTACACTTCTTGTAAGTGGTCCACAACTTCTTGATAAGTAATATTGGGTGTACTCTCCCATAGGGCCTTAGCTGCCGCCCACACTTCCTTTGGTACTGCCATCAGTTAACCCCTTTAATCATTTCTTCATCGCTATATACAGGTTCCGGCAAAGGTAGACTGTACTGATAGTCGCAATCAAGATCAGATAGCATGATGTGCTTATCTTCTTTGTCTAGTCGCTGCTTAATCTGCATCATTTGCGTCTCAACAGCCATAATTTGCCTCGCTTGCTTAGATTCAATCTTACGTATTGTTGACATAAGACTTTTAGCGCTTTGAGCGATTTGAGAGTCTTTTTGAACCTCTTGCTCTTTTAGCAGTCTGCATAACTGTTTCGCCTCAGCCAGTAGTGCTTCTTGATCATTGACGCAAATCGACTTCATATGCTCAGTGATTGTTTCGGCAAACTGTTCTGTTAAATGCTCTACCATTGCACGCGATTGAGTCACCACATGATTAACTGTGCTTGCCAGCATATCCAGCTCTGGCTCTACCGATAGGCCGCAAATATAATCAAGCGACTGGTTATAAAGATTTTGAAATATCAGCAAATCCGTCAGCGTTAAATCTTTATTACCGTTCTCAATTTCACTAATACGGTTTCTATTGTTATCCACATTCCACACAATACGCATGACCTCAGCTTGAGTCATGCCAGCATTCTTTCTGGCCGCCGCCAAATTTCGGCCTATTGTTACTCTAATTTGCCTTAACTGTTTATCCGTAAACCCAAGCCGTTTTTTTGCCACACGCGCGCCCTCATTGCAGTTTTTTCTGTCATTGATATAATCATGCTGCCTAATGAAGTAAGGGCTGGAATTGTCATCCTTTGGCGCTCATGTAACCGCATGAGCGCTTTTTTTTGCCTGTTTATTTGTCAGCTGTTAACTGGCTTACGCCATCAAAGTCACCTAATTTAATGTACTGCTGAATAACCTCTATTACGTTATCAATCCCTTTAGCGACAACCGCGCAATACCCCTCTTTGGCCAACATCTCGATTCGTTCTTTTTGGGCTGGCGTCGCATAGCTGTTACCATCTTTTTTAATCTCAATGCGCAGGCCGTGGTAAGCGCCTCTAGCAATATCAATAATCAAATCTGGGTAGCCCGCTTTCACACCCATACGCTTGAATTTAGCCGCCTCTGGTGAATACCTCTTACCGCTAGACCCAACTTTAGCGGCTCTCTTACCGCCGTTTGGTGAATGATGAATATAATCAAACAATGGCCGGCCTTTAAACTTCTGGCGCTTAGACCAATTCATTACTACCGTCTGTACTTCATCTTCTGATAATCCTATTCGTTTACCCCTCATACCCTTTTAACCCTTACTTGCCCCATAACAAAGTGATAAACGCCACTGTAAAAAAATAACTGGAACGGCTATCAAATACCCTAAAACACACTTGTGGTACCACTGGACCTGAAACCTATACACCCGCCTGCCATCACCAAAAACCACACGAGCAATTAAATACGTGCTAAACAGGGAAAGAAAAAGATAGCACCACAACATCATCAAAAATAATTCGTTTAACATAAAAAGCCCTTACTAAAATCTAAAAATATTCTCGCCTTGTCTTAGTTGATAATCCCCAGTACCATCTGCACCCCAAACAATATCGCCCAACTCATGATTAATCGCATTGCCCTTTAAATCCCATCGAACGATTTGATCAAAAAAAGGATTACCCTCAACTGCTCTTACCCGGGCGCTATACTGATTCCAATGATTGCCGGCCGGGTCATATGCTCTGCTTAAGCGTGTGAGCGTATAGCCCTTACTTGTTTTAAGCTTACCTGCTCTTACACCCACCGATAGCCACCTGGTGCCTTAATCTTTGTTTTAAGCGCCCGTATGACCACATGACATTCACTATAATCAAGCTCAACCTCTGGCGCGTGCTCCATAAGCTCATCGCAAAAGTCTCTAAATGCTTGACCAATAGCAGCAACTAGCCCGGCTTGATCATGCTCGCCTTCAATTTCAGCCTTAGCGTGTGCACGTTGACCATCTTTGCTAACTGCATTCATGGTGAAAGTGTAAGTCCGGTCGTGGCTGAAAATATCATGTGGCCGGGTTAAGAAGTCTTCGGTACGTACCACTCGCTTGATTAGGTCCTCCACCTTGTCACCGTCCAAAAACATTTTCATATAGCCTTGATATTGGCGTGGCTTAGACTTCGCTTGTTGTATCTTCGTGGCTTTTTTCGCTTTTAACGCCTTAGCACGGCGCTGGTTTCTACTCAATTTATTCTTAGCCATGGATTCCCTTTGTTTTAAACTTCAACTGTTTCTTGTTTGGGCCTGCCTACACCGAATCTAGCCTTCATTTTTTCCCATTCTTGAGCTACTGGACTATCATCATTTAGGCGGGCAGGTTTAGGCGCTTCAATACGATGGGTTTTGGGTATCTCAAAATCAGCCCCATTCTTGTGTTCGATAATCACCTGCTCATAGACCGTGGCAAAGTATTTAATAAATCTGTTACCAGCACTCGCTAATTTGCCCCACCCGATGCGATTTGCAGTTTCTAGTACAGTTGGGTGCCTCCAGTCTCTTTCGACGTCTCCGCGCATTCCTGAGCATCTACAGGCTGTTTCAAATGCGGTTTGTGTGTCTAGGTATTCACTTTGCTTGCCAGCTCTTGCTAACTCTAAAAAATCAGCTGGGGCTGTTGGTGGCCATGAAAGACTTAACGATTTACGCTTAGCTTGATTAAACTCGTCTTGTGTCATGCCTAGGTCGGTTAATGCGATATACCAAACGGTCAGTGTGTCGACACCCCAGTCCTCATCTTTGATTTTTGATCTAAATAACTTTTTCCACCCTGCAAACAAACTGGCTATCTGCTGCTTAGAAAGGCACGTTTGCGAATTCGTCTGGGTACTGCTGTGCAAGGTCTCTGGCAAGGTTCTCTGCGTAGATGTCTGCGCTTGATTTCTTTGGCTGTTCGTTAGCTTGGTTGTTAGCTGGTTGATTGATTGCATGATTAAGTCCTGTGTTCTGATTTCCTGTGTTTTGCTTAGCTGCGGTCTGCTTGTTATTTCGATTCCAGTTGCGACAAGTTGCTTGCCAGTTTTTCATCGATGATCTACCAACCTTCCAGCCGTTCGATTCGTAGTAATCAAAAAACCTTTCAGCAATTGCTTGTGAATCACTACGACCTAGTTCAGAAAAATAACTTTTAATCTGATTAACACTAGGCTTAACAAACTGATTTGTTTTTTTGGATTTGTCAGGCTCGGCTGGCTTTTCTTTTTTATTATTTTTTTCTTTATACTTTTCTTTAATTACTTTTCTTTCTTTTTCTTTATTACTTCCCAAATTTTGGGAGCCAACTTGGTCAAATTTTGGGAATCTAATGGTCAAATTTTGGGATGCTAAATTTTGGGATGCTAAATTTTGACCTAGTTTTTTGGGGTCGAAATTGGCGATATTTTCATAATTTAGACTGTAAATTGTTGTCTTTCTTTGCTGTCTTTTGGCAGTTAAAAAGCCAAAATCAACCAGCTCATTTACTACTTTTGAAACCGTATTTTTGCTGATATTGCAGGTTTCTTGTAAAAAGCTATTCGATAGAGATTTATCGGTGTTTCCATAACCGTCTATCATTCTCACCATGCGTAGAAGAACCCCAAATGCAGCGGGCGACAAGAATGGCTGTGCGTCAAAAATCTTGTTATCAATCTGCGTATAGCCTGCTTCTCTCATTGGTGATTGCCTATAAACCGTATTCATGATTAAATATCCTTGTTAGTTACTTTTTGATGGTTAATTAACACGCCTCTGATAATTCGCAGTTATCAGAGGTTTTTAGTTTGTAAGTCGTTACAGATGTTCCGACCACCTTTGACCAGTCTCTTTTGGACTCAATCACATATCCAGTCCGTCTAAGATAAGTAATAGTCCTGGATAGTTTGTTTCTTTCAGACAGCTTTAATCCTTCGTTCGAGATAATCCCAGCCTCATGTTTAAATCTATTAAGCACATCTTCTTTGCTGTACTTGCGGCAACTTGGCGGGCGTTCATCGATCACTATCTGATACGAGTATCTGATAGTTGAACCTTTTATCTGTTTAAACCCCTTCTGCTCTAGTCGTCTGCGCACGTATTCTTTGTTTCGAATATGCTCAAAACTTGCCAGCGATATCTGCACGCCTGCCACCAACTCTGTGCCTAGCTCATCTTCGATAATCTGATCAACCGTCTTTTGCAAAGGATGAGTGATCTTCATAGCCATTACTTCTTGTCTCCCCCACTAAAAATAATGTCGATAAAATCAGGGCTATTTACACTCGTGCGTAGCATTGTTGCCATTGCCTGGGCCATGTCTCGGTCACAAAAAACAGCGTCTATATCAACAAGCTTGATGCCTAAAAAAGCACACATAATGGCAAACAGCTCCAAATCACCCTGCTTATCCTCAC
Protein-coding sequences here:
- a CDS encoding helix-turn-helix domain-containing protein, which codes for MFNPERLVLARNARRMTQEALAQEIDYSDSMISRWESGANKPTYSAISKISKALSMPERWFSLRSIDEQGVYQFRSLTRTEASARDQAKAKLLYFREISEILEQWVDYPALNLVDSPNRIEALNITDEKIEKLAEEQRTLWGLGNRPIQNLTRLIENSGVLITSDWLNSSDMDGVSAWMAGRPYILLAKDKDNYFRNRFDNAHEFAHGILHKNLTSSDCKNIGYKEIERQANYFAGCLLMPSDAFSLNYKSVTLDNLVIEKRHWGTSVASLIMRYSQLGLIDDNHKTRLFKNYSYRKWRYGEPYDDSVKPETPELMYNTVKILLEEGGFRKEDIIDRTFYNADDLEQLCCLPKGMLSGEQPTKPKLRLIN
- a CDS encoding helix-turn-helix transcriptional regulator, with amino-acid sequence MAKKRLGFTDKQLRQIRVTIGRNLAAARKNAGMTQAEVMRIVWNVDNNRNRISEIENGNKDLTLTDLLIFQNLYNQSLDYICGLSVEPELDMLASTVNHVVTQSRAMVEHLTEQFAETITEHMKSICVNDQEALLAEAKQLCRLLKEQEVQKDSQIAQSAKSLMSTIRKIESKQARQIMAVETQMMQIKQRLDKEDKHIMLSDLDCDYQYSLPLPEPVYSDEEMIKGVN
- a CDS encoding VRR-NUC domain-containing protein yields the protein MRGKRIGLSEDEVQTVVMNWSKRQKFKGRPLFDYIHHSPNGGKRAAKVGSSGKRYSPEAAKFKRMGVKAGYPDLIIDIARGAYHGLRIEIKKDGNSYATPAQKERIEMLAKEGYCAVVAKGIDNVIEVIQQYIKLGDFDGVSQLTADK
- a CDS encoding replication protein; this encodes MNTVYRQSPMREAGYTQIDNKIFDAQPFLSPAAFGVLLRMVRMIDGYGNTDKSLSNSFLQETCNISKNTVSKVVNELVDFGFLTAKRQQRKTTIYSLNYENIANFDPKKLGQNLASQNLASQNLTIRFPKFDQVGSQNLGSNKEKERKVIKEKYKEKNNKKEKPAEPDKSKKTNQFVKPSVNQIKSYFSELGRSDSQAIAERFFDYYESNGWKVGRSSMKNWQATCRNWNRNNKQTAAKQNTGNQNTGLNHAINQPANNQANEQPKKSSADIYAENLARDLAQQYPDEFANVPF